The segment GTGTGGGCTCCCCCTTCTCACGTCGGTCTTCCGGTGCCCACGCGGGCGGCGGAGCCGCTTGCAGGCTTTCTGGCACTCACTGCACCAGTAGCCCTTCCTGCCCGCGGCGCTCTGGCGGACGAACTGGGAGGCCCAGACAAAGCTCCTATTGCAGCACAGACACAGGGTGAAGTGATGGCGGTTAGCGTGCGTCCTCTGGTGCAGCACCAGAAAGCTCTGGCTGGAGAAGTTCTCCATGCACTCCATGCAGGTATACGTGATCTTCTGAGGAGGCGGCGGGAACAGGTTGGGGTTGGGCCTCTCCCACTgctccctggtgctgctgccccggccgtggggctgagcagccctgcagggcgCCAGGCTGGAGCCCCCCTCGGTGCCGGAGGGTGGGCAGAACCCCGTGGCCGCCCGGATCCGCAGGTGGCGCCTGATCTTCTTCTTGGACGTGAAGGCCTGGTCGCACTCGATGCAGACGTAGGGCACCCAGTTGCTGTGGCTCTTCTGGTGGATGATGAGGTTGATCTTGAGCAGGAAGTTCTTCCCGCACACCATGCACCTGTAGAACTTCTCCCGGGAGGAGTTTCGCTGGCAGGCAGCGGTTCTGCCCACGCTCTCCTCTGGCTTTCCCAGCAGGCCAGCCGAGCCGCCGGGCTCCACACGTGCTGCTGTTTGGCAAAGGTCTGGCATCTCCTCCCTGCTCGGCTCTGCAGGAGCATCTGCTGCTGGATACTGGCCACGGTTCCCTGCACCTCCCACGTCCTCCTTTTGCAGACCCTCCTCGGCGCCGATCCCCTCCTGCAGGACCTCTCCTGGGATCCCCACGTCGGCACCTGCTGGAAATTGGGCAGGACCCCAGCATCACTCTTCCGCTCGGTTCTGAGGACAAGGCATAAAGACCCAGGGGGCTCTTCCCCGTGC is part of the Gallus gallus isolate bGalGal1 chromosome 2, bGalGal1.mat.broiler.GRCg7b, whole genome shotgun sequence genome and harbors:
- the ZNF746 gene encoding zinc finger protein 777 isoform X1, producing MEELYARIEALERRLERAEEALRGWEAWGLRLPSVPVTFKDVFVEFSGDEWALLDDEQKELHRSVMQSNCEMLLSLYCDLAKPEDLLQMERGEPCVPAEPDLEGTAVSLKPGAEPVGPGCASSEALLQVETEQSPKGRCRNPEDSRSPSDAPDSSAPHVPQEAIGAPADLSHPAASRPCPIPTCCQEVLTLSLPPSPPPAAAGADVGIPGEVLQEGIGAEEGLQKEDVGGAGNRGQYPAADAPAEPSREEMPDLCQTAARVEPGGSAGLLGKPEESVGRTAACQRNSSREKFYRCMVCGKNFLLKINLIIHQKSHSNWVPYVCIECDQAFTSKKKIRRHLRIRAATGFCPPSGTEGGSSLAPCRAAQPHGRGSSTREQWERPNPNLFPPPPQKITYTCMECMENFSSQSFLVLHQRTHANRHHFTLCLCCNRSFVWASQFVRQSAAGRKGYWCSECQKACKRLRRPRGHRKTDVRRGSPHECSSKLPLHVEPV
- the ZNF746 gene encoding zinc finger protein 777 isoform X2, which produces MEELYARIEALERRLERAEEALRGWEAWGLRLPSVPVTFKDVFVEFSGDEWALLDDEQKELHRSVMQSNCEMLLSLYCDLAKPEDLLQMERGEPCVPAEPDLEGTAVSLKPGAEPVGPGCASSEALLQVETEQSPKGRCRNPEDSRSPSDAPDSSAPHVPQEAIGAPADLSHPAASRPCPIPTCCQEVLTLSLPPSPPPAAGADVGIPGEVLQEGIGAEEGLQKEDVGGAGNRGQYPAADAPAEPSREEMPDLCQTAARVEPGGSAGLLGKPEESVGRTAACQRNSSREKFYRCMVCGKNFLLKINLIIHQKSHSNWVPYVCIECDQAFTSKKKIRRHLRIRAATGFCPPSGTEGGSSLAPCRAAQPHGRGSSTREQWERPNPNLFPPPPQKITYTCMECMENFSSQSFLVLHQRTHANRHHFTLCLCCNRSFVWASQFVRQSAAGRKGYWCSECQKACKRLRRPRGHRKTDVRRGSPHECSSKLPLHVEPV
- the ZNF746 gene encoding zinc finger protein 268 isoform X4, translated to MEELYARIEALERRLERAEEALRGWEAWGLRLPSVPVTFKDVFVEFSGDEWALLDDEQKELHRSVMQSNCEMLLSLYCDLAKPEDLLQMERGEPCVPAEPDLEGTAVSLKPGAEPVGPGCASSEALLQVETEQSPKGRCRNPEDSRSPSDAPDSSARADVGIPGEVLQEGIGAEEGLQKEDVGGAGNRGQYPAADAPAEPSREEMPDLCQTAARVEPGGSAGLLGKPEESVGRTAACQRNSSREKFYRCMVCGKNFLLKINLIIHQKSHSNWVPYVCIECDQAFTSKKKIRRHLRIRAATGFCPPSGTEGGSSLAPCRAAQPHGRGSSTREQWERPNPNLFPPPPQKITYTCMECMENFSSQSFLVLHQRTHANRHHFTLCLCCNRSFVWASQFVRQSAAGRKGYWCSECQKACKRLRRPRGHRKTDVRRGSPHECSSKLPLHVEPV
- the ZNF746 gene encoding zinc finger protein 777 isoform X3, translating into MEELYARIEALERRLERAEEALRGWEAWGLRLPSVPVTFKDVFVEFSGDEWALLDDEQKELHRSVMQSNCEMLLSLYCDLAKPEDLLQMERGEPCVPAEPDLEGTAVSLKPGAEPVGPGCASSEALLQVETEQSPKGRCRNPEDSRSPSDAPDSSAPGADVGIPGEVLQEGIGAEEGLQKEDVGGAGNRGQYPAADAPAEPSREEMPDLCQTAARVEPGGSAGLLGKPEESVGRTAACQRNSSREKFYRCMVCGKNFLLKINLIIHQKSHSNWVPYVCIECDQAFTSKKKIRRHLRIRAATGFCPPSGTEGGSSLAPCRAAQPHGRGSSTREQWERPNPNLFPPPPQKITYTCMECMENFSSQSFLVLHQRTHANRHHFTLCLCCNRSFVWASQFVRQSAAGRKGYWCSECQKACKRLRRPRGHRKTDVRRGSPHECSSKLPLHVEPV